Proteins co-encoded in one Halorussus vallis genomic window:
- a CDS encoding thymidine kinase, with amino-acid sequence MHKITNSGWVEVITGCMFSGKTEELLRRLRRAEIAGQEVAVFKPALDDRYGEDTVGSHNGRQWEATVVDPETGVWDIPDVLNGEQVVAVDEANFFTDELVGVCEHLADDDRRVIVSGTDQTFRGEPFEPVPRLVSLAEYVDKYQAICAQCGEPATRNQRLVDGEPAHAEDPTIVVGAEESYEARCRNCHTLRTD; translated from the coding sequence ATGCACAAGATAACCAACAGCGGGTGGGTCGAGGTCATCACCGGCTGTATGTTCTCGGGCAAGACCGAGGAACTCCTCCGGCGGCTTCGCCGGGCCGAGATCGCCGGCCAGGAGGTCGCGGTGTTCAAGCCCGCCCTCGACGACCGCTACGGCGAGGACACCGTCGGGTCGCACAACGGCCGCCAGTGGGAGGCGACGGTCGTCGACCCCGAGACGGGCGTCTGGGACATCCCCGATGTCCTGAACGGCGAGCAGGTCGTCGCCGTCGACGAGGCCAACTTCTTCACCGACGAACTGGTGGGCGTCTGCGAACACCTCGCCGACGACGACCGCCGGGTCATCGTCTCGGGCACCGACCAGACGTTCCGGGGCGAACCGTTCGAACCGGTGCCTCGGCTGGTGTCGCTCGCCGAGTACGTCGACAAGTACCAGGCCATCTGCGCGCAGTGCGGCGAACCCGCGACCCGCAACCAGCGACTCGTCGACGGCGAACCCGCCCACGCCGAGGACCCGACCATCGTGGTCGGCGCCGAGGAGTCCTACGAGGCGCGATGTCGGAACTGTCATACCCTCCGAACCGATTAG
- a CDS encoding DHH family phosphoesterase: MGSCIICGTPADGAICQSHEQDVLFEFTGNSPNQLTSGRYYRGTVDGFADFGVFVNIGDHVTGLLHESELDRRLDSLDWDEGDEVFVQVTDVQNNGNVDLGWSIRQSEREFRGKLVDDPERGAVLPEETEEDETDRTNENQQDENQQATTDGAGAGASAGGSQSTRSQSSSSSSSSSSSSSSSSSSSSGTESASDADADSDRELERVQIETLGDRVGEDVRIEGEIVGARQTSGPTIFEVRDETATVDCAAFVEAGVRAYPEAETGDFVRLDGEVELRNNELQVETEDLEKLDGDERETVEQRLEDALRAEARPDDVDLLADHDAVNAVHEQIRDAAEAVRRAVMESRPVIVRHNATADGYVAGAAIERAVLPLVRDEHAKSDAEYHFFDRRPLEDGHYDMGDATKDATQMLDNRERHDEKLPLFVVVDAGSTAESEDGLELLDIYDAPRVVVDHQYPDDAAADLVDVAVNPFLADADGTDVTTGVLGANLAAHVNPDVREELSHLPAVSYWEDTPEAYTELADEEGYDADHTTALREAVALEAYYQSYEDKRELITDLLFEHEKRDLAEHVSGQFREKLQTELDTVEPNLAIRGTGDVSFTVLDADAFTHRFDFPPTTLLLDEIHREKLGAKNAPGDYHVTLGAGEDELHIRSDEPLDVREVAAQAREDAPEAGIVARGTRNGTIEFLSGERDDVLDAVVEAIGDQL; the protein is encoded by the coding sequence ATGGGTTCGTGTATAATCTGCGGGACGCCTGCCGACGGGGCTATCTGTCAAAGCCACGAGCAGGACGTCCTCTTCGAGTTCACCGGCAATTCACCGAATCAACTCACATCCGGTCGATACTACCGCGGCACCGTCGACGGCTTCGCCGACTTCGGCGTCTTCGTCAACATCGGCGACCACGTGACGGGTCTGCTCCACGAGAGCGAACTCGACCGCCGCCTCGACAGTCTCGACTGGGACGAGGGCGACGAGGTGTTCGTCCAGGTGACCGACGTACAGAACAACGGCAACGTCGACCTCGGCTGGTCGATTCGCCAGTCCGAACGCGAGTTCCGCGGCAAACTCGTCGACGACCCCGAGCGCGGGGCCGTCCTCCCCGAGGAGACGGAGGAGGACGAAACTGACCGCACCAACGAGAACCAGCAGGACGAGAACCAGCAGGCCACGACCGACGGGGCCGGCGCCGGCGCAAGCGCCGGAGGCTCTCAGTCGACGCGGTCCCAGTCCTCGTCGTCTTCGTCGTCCTCGTCGTCTTCGTCGTCCTCGTCATCCTCGTCCTCGTCCGGGACCGAATCGGCGTCGGACGCCGACGCCGATTCGGACCGCGAACTGGAGCGCGTCCAGATCGAGACGCTCGGCGACCGCGTGGGCGAGGACGTCCGAATCGAGGGCGAAATCGTCGGCGCGCGCCAGACCAGCGGGCCGACCATCTTCGAGGTCCGCGACGAAACCGCGACCGTCGACTGTGCGGCGTTCGTGGAGGCGGGCGTTCGCGCCTACCCCGAGGCCGAGACGGGCGACTTCGTCCGCCTCGACGGTGAGGTCGAACTCCGCAACAACGAACTTCAGGTCGAAACCGAAGACCTGGAGAAACTCGACGGCGACGAGCGCGAAACCGTCGAACAGCGCCTCGAAGACGCGCTCCGCGCCGAGGCCCGTCCCGACGACGTCGACCTGCTGGCCGACCACGACGCCGTGAACGCGGTCCACGAGCAGATTCGCGACGCCGCCGAGGCCGTCCGGCGGGCAGTCATGGAGTCGCGCCCGGTCATCGTCCGCCACAACGCCACCGCAGACGGCTACGTCGCCGGCGCGGCCATCGAGCGCGCCGTCCTGCCGCTCGTGCGCGACGAGCACGCCAAGAGCGACGCCGAGTACCACTTCTTCGACCGCCGCCCGCTCGAAGACGGCCACTACGACATGGGCGACGCGACGAAGGACGCGACCCAGATGCTCGACAACCGCGAGCGCCACGACGAGAAGCTTCCGCTGTTCGTGGTCGTCGACGCCGGCAGCACCGCCGAATCCGAGGACGGCCTCGAACTGCTCGACATCTACGACGCGCCCCGCGTGGTCGTCGACCACCAGTACCCCGACGACGCGGCCGCCGACCTCGTCGACGTGGCGGTCAACCCCTTCCTCGCCGACGCCGACGGCACCGACGTCACGACCGGTGTCCTCGGTGCGAACCTCGCGGCCCACGTCAACCCCGACGTGCGCGAGGAACTGAGCCACCTGCCCGCGGTGAGTTACTGGGAGGACACCCCCGAGGCGTACACTGAACTCGCCGACGAGGAGGGTTACGACGCCGACCACACCACCGCGCTCCGCGAGGCGGTCGCGCTGGAGGCCTACTACCAGTCCTACGAGGACAAGCGCGAACTCATCACCGACCTCCTGTTCGAACACGAGAAGCGCGACCTCGCCGAACACGTCAGCGGCCAGTTCCGCGAGAAGCTCCAGACTGAACTCGACACGGTCGAGCCGAACCTCGCGATTCGGGGCACCGGCGACGTCTCGTTCACCGTGCTCGACGCCGACGCGTTCACCCACCGCTTCGACTTCCCGCCGACGACGCTGCTGCTCGACGAGATTCACCGCGAGAAGCTCGGCGCGAAGAACGCCCCCGGCGACTACCACGTCACGCTGGGCGCCGGCGAGGACGAACTCCACATCCGGAGCGACGAACCCCTCGACGTCCGCGAGGTCGCGGCCCAGGCCCGCGAGGACGCCCCCGAGGCGGGCATCGTCGCCCGCGGCACCCGCAACGGCACCATCGAGTTCCTGAGCGGCGAGCGCGACGACGTCCTTGACGCGGTCGTCGAGGCCATCGGCGATCAGCTGTAA
- a CDS encoding MFS transporter, which produces MVGDADTPSDDRPPSRGRLPWRARLPSRAVATYYAYVLSRSLAFTMPIYVVFFRSRGLSLAQFGLLEATYTLAVLGLEFPTGYVADRLGRRNGLLASNALSALGAVGYALAHSFPAFLAAMVLRAAGATFSSGTSAAWLYEALADDDEEGDFARVDGRARALGLAGQSAAAVAGAWAYSASHLLPWALDVAALAAGGAVLLAVPAREDAPTATDDDSERLTPAETVTVVRTALAQSGLRTFVAYTSLFLGVVGAALLFVQPVSVDVLGVAPAHLGYLYAGLTLLSAAAAALAGRVRDRVGVDRWFGVVPFLAAAGLLAVLAVPWLALALFFVLRAAGAVSRPLADQRINDGVRSRGRATTLSAVSMLRSVAVAPLKLLAGAVAAAALPAVLSALGAVLLVGAVGLWLRGRLLGESRSNECDSPGVDAPERR; this is translated from the coding sequence ATGGTCGGAGACGCCGACACGCCGTCCGACGACCGGCCCCCCTCTCGCGGGCGACTTCCGTGGCGAGCGCGTCTCCCGTCCCGCGCCGTCGCGACCTACTACGCCTACGTCCTCTCGCGGTCGCTCGCATTCACGATGCCCATCTACGTCGTCTTCTTCCGGTCGCGGGGACTCTCGCTCGCGCAGTTCGGCCTGCTCGAAGCGACGTACACGCTGGCGGTGCTGGGCCTGGAGTTCCCCACGGGCTACGTCGCCGACCGACTCGGCCGGCGGAACGGCCTGCTGGCGTCCAACGCGCTGAGCGCGCTCGGGGCGGTCGGCTACGCACTCGCCCACTCGTTTCCGGCGTTCCTGGCCGCGATGGTCCTCCGGGCGGCCGGCGCGACCTTCTCGTCGGGGACCTCCGCGGCGTGGCTCTACGAGGCGCTGGCCGACGACGACGAGGAAGGCGACTTCGCCCGCGTCGACGGTCGCGCCAGGGCGCTCGGCCTGGCCGGCCAGAGCGCCGCGGCAGTCGCGGGCGCGTGGGCCTACTCTGCCAGCCACCTCCTGCCGTGGGCGCTCGACGTGGCCGCGCTCGCGGCGGGCGGGGCGGTCCTGCTCGCGGTGCCCGCTCGTGAGGATGCCCCGACGGCGACGGACGACGACTCGGAGCGCCTGACGCCAGCGGAGACAGTGACGGTCGTCCGAACCGCGCTCGCACAATCCGGCCTGCGCACCTTCGTCGCCTACACCTCGCTCTTCCTGGGCGTCGTCGGGGCCGCGCTGTTGTTCGTCCAGCCGGTGAGCGTCGACGTCCTCGGCGTCGCCCCGGCGCACCTGGGCTACCTCTACGCGGGCCTGACGCTCCTGTCGGCCGCCGCCGCGGCGCTCGCGGGGCGAGTCCGCGACCGGGTCGGCGTCGACCGGTGGTTCGGGGTCGTCCCGTTCCTCGCGGCCGCGGGACTGCTCGCGGTGCTCGCGGTCCCGTGGCTCGCGCTCGCGCTGTTCTTCGTCCTCCGGGCGGCCGGGGCCGTCTCGCGGCCTCTGGCCGACCAGCGAATCAACGACGGCGTCCGGTCGCGGGGCCGAGCGACGACGCTCAGCGCAGTGTCGATGCTCCGGTCGGTCGCGGTCGCCCCGCTCAAACTGCTGGCCGGCGCCGTCGCGGCCGCCGCCCTCCCGGCGGTGCTCTCGGCGCTCGGCGCGGTGTTGCTGGTCGGCGCGGTCGGCCTGTGGCTGCGTGGGAGACTGCTCGGCGAATCGCGTTCGAACGAATGCGATTCGCCGGGCGTCGACGCTCCCGAGCGTCGATGA
- a CDS encoding YIP1 family protein — translation MTQWVENPTGGRERGPAGLARAWAEVLVNPRRFFERGVAPGDQAPGLVFAVVVVLLEEATRFALVDGAAPTLGTHPTLAAVFGLLLAALFVAPAVLHLTAAVQTLLLMPFVRERAGISETVQVIAYATAPCVFAGIPSPWIRAACAVYGAVLFLGGLRIVHDTSPIRALLAGAIPAALVFGYAFRGFAALATLGAEYGLELPAVLG, via the coding sequence GTGACGCAGTGGGTCGAGAACCCCACGGGCGGACGCGAGCGCGGCCCCGCCGGCCTCGCCCGCGCGTGGGCGGAAGTGCTGGTCAACCCCCGCCGGTTCTTCGAGCGCGGCGTCGCGCCCGGCGACCAGGCCCCCGGCCTGGTCTTCGCCGTGGTCGTCGTCCTGCTAGAGGAGGCCACGCGGTTCGCGCTGGTCGACGGTGCCGCGCCGACGCTCGGGACCCACCCGACGCTCGCGGCGGTGTTCGGACTCCTGCTGGCGGCGCTGTTCGTCGCCCCCGCGGTGCTCCACCTGACCGCCGCGGTCCAGACGCTCCTGCTGATGCCGTTCGTCCGCGAGCGCGCCGGCATCAGCGAGACGGTGCAGGTCATCGCTTACGCCACCGCCCCGTGCGTGTTCGCCGGAATCCCGAGTCCCTGGATTCGGGCCGCCTGCGCCGTCTACGGCGCGGTGCTGTTCCTCGGCGGCCTGCGAATCGTCCACGACACCTCCCCGATACGTGCGCTACTCGCCGGCGCGATTCCGGCCGCGCTGGTGTTCGGCTACGCCTTCCGCGGATTCGCGGCGCTCGCGACACTCGGGGCCGAATACGGACTCGAACTGCCGGCCGTGCTCGGCTGA